One part of the Thermoanaerobacterium sp. CMT5567-10 genome encodes these proteins:
- the pheT gene encoding phenylalanine--tRNA ligase subunit beta: MLVSYSWLKDYVDVSVDAKKLADDLTMSGSKVETIKSYGNEINNVVIGKIISIEKHPDADKLQVGIVDVGEEKLQIITGAQNIKVGDYIPVALHGSTLPGGVKIKRGKLRGLESNGMMCSAKELGLDESLLPDYQRNGIFILPELPIGEDVKKALELDDVIEFEITPNRPDCLSVVGIARETAATYRKSYRMPEIKLSEVADKNPANVTIDADDLCYRYVARVIRNAKIGPSPIWMQMRLLKAGIRPINNIVDVTNYVMMELGQPLHAFDLDKVKNRHIIVRRAKNGEKLVTLDDKERILDSEMLVIADEEKAIGLAGVMGGQNTEITDDTVNILIESANFKGSNIRYTSKKLGLRSEASSRFEKGLDPEITVMACNRAAQLMAELSGGEILNGIVDVYPKPIEEKVLSVRHKKINKLLGTNLTIEEMKNILTFLDFGVICDGENLVVKVPAFRSDIEGEADIAEEIGRMYGYNNIEDTLLKCTQITAGVKTREQKLEDLVKEVFLSCGLNEIITTSFMGMKDLDKINLPDDSPLRKAVKIMNPLGEDQGYMRTTLLPSMLNVVYTNYSRKVSDFKAFEISRVFIPKSLPLEELPVEVKTAVIGMYGHDVDFLTLKGVIEVLLDVLNVSNVKYVRSENTLYHPGRSADIIVDGERIGVFGEINPDIEENYDINREVYVAELNLELLFKYAKDDERKYKPLPKYPAVERDIAVLVDKNTFVADIESVIRETGGKLVDDVKLFDVYTGENIPEDKKSVAYSIWYRSYERTLTDEEVNKVHDKIIRKLNEKLGAQLR; the protein is encoded by the coding sequence ATGTTAGTATCGTATTCATGGCTAAAGGACTATGTAGACGTATCGGTGGATGCAAAAAAATTGGCTGATGATCTTACTATGTCAGGTTCAAAAGTTGAAACAATTAAAAGCTACGGCAACGAAATAAACAATGTTGTAATAGGAAAGATCATTTCTATTGAGAAACACCCGGATGCTGATAAACTTCAGGTAGGAATTGTTGATGTAGGAGAAGAGAAACTGCAGATAATAACTGGTGCTCAAAACATAAAGGTTGGCGATTATATACCTGTTGCACTTCATGGTTCTACGCTGCCAGGTGGTGTGAAAATAAAAAGAGGAAAGCTGAGGGGCCTTGAATCAAATGGCATGATGTGCTCTGCAAAGGAATTGGGATTAGATGAAAGTTTGCTTCCTGACTATCAGAGAAACGGCATATTTATACTTCCAGAACTTCCTATTGGCGAAGATGTAAAAAAAGCCCTTGAACTTGATGATGTTATAGAGTTTGAGATAACTCCAAATAGGCCTGATTGTCTATCTGTAGTTGGAATCGCCAGGGAGACTGCAGCAACATACAGAAAAAGCTATAGAATGCCTGAAATAAAGCTAAGCGAAGTTGCTGACAAGAATCCTGCAAATGTTACGATAGATGCTGATGATTTGTGCTATAGGTACGTTGCAAGAGTGATAAGAAATGCAAAGATAGGGCCATCACCTATTTGGATGCAGATGAGATTATTAAAAGCTGGAATAAGACCAATAAACAATATAGTAGATGTTACCAACTACGTAATGATGGAGCTAGGTCAGCCGTTGCATGCTTTTGATTTGGACAAAGTTAAAAATAGACATATAATCGTAAGAAGGGCTAAAAACGGTGAAAAGCTTGTGACTCTCGATGATAAAGAAAGGATACTTGATAGTGAGATGCTGGTAATAGCCGATGAAGAAAAGGCAATAGGTTTGGCTGGCGTTATGGGTGGTCAAAATACTGAAATAACAGATGATACTGTAAATATATTGATAGAAAGTGCCAATTTCAAAGGCAGTAACATAAGGTATACATCTAAAAAACTTGGTCTAAGGAGTGAAGCATCATCAAGATTTGAGAAAGGACTCGATCCTGAGATTACAGTAATGGCGTGCAATAGAGCAGCACAGCTTATGGCTGAATTAAGCGGCGGTGAGATATTAAACGGCATTGTTGATGTATATCCTAAACCTATAGAAGAAAAAGTTTTAAGCGTAAGGCATAAAAAGATAAATAAACTTCTAGGTACAAATCTAACTATTGAAGAGATGAAAAATATACTTACATTTTTAGACTTTGGGGTTATTTGCGATGGTGAAAACTTGGTCGTGAAGGTTCCAGCTTTTAGAAGTGATATTGAAGGTGAAGCTGATATTGCAGAAGAAATTGGTAGGATGTATGGATACAACAACATAGAAGATACACTCTTAAAATGCACACAGATTACAGCAGGAGTAAAGACAAGAGAGCAAAAACTAGAAGATCTAGTAAAAGAAGTATTTCTATCATGCGGCTTAAATGAAATTATAACTACTTCTTTTATGGGTATGAAAGACCTTGATAAGATAAACTTACCTGATGATAGCCCTCTAAGAAAAGCAGTGAAGATTATGAATCCTCTTGGAGAAGATCAGGGGTATATGAGGACGACTCTCTTACCGTCCATGTTAAATGTAGTGTATACCAACTACAGCCGTAAAGTTTCTGACTTTAAAGCTTTTGAAATATCTAGAGTATTTATTCCAAAATCACTGCCTTTAGAAGAACTTCCTGTAGAGGTGAAGACAGCGGTAATTGGCATGTATGGCCATGATGTTGATTTTCTGACTTTAAAAGGTGTAATTGAAGTGCTTTTGGATGTGCTTAATGTAAGCAACGTTAAATATGTAAGAAGTGAAAATACGCTTTATCATCCAGGCAGGTCTGCAGATATCATTGTTGATGGTGAAAGAATAGGTGTTTTTGGAGAAATCAATCCTGACATAGAGGAAAATTACGATATCAATAGAGAAGTATATGTTGCAGAATTAAATCTTGAGCTTCTTTTTAAATATGCAAAAGATGATGAGAGAAAGTACAAGCCCCTTCCAAAATATCCTGCTGTAGAAAGAGATATTGCTGTATTAGTAGATAAAAATACATTTGTTGCCGATATAGAGAGCGTTATAAGGGAAACAGGCGGAAAACTTGTAGATGATGTAAAACTGTTTGATGTGTATACTGGAGAAAACATTCCTGAAGATAAAAAGAGCGTTGCATATTCAATATGGTACAGATCATACGAGAGAACTTTGACAGATGAAGAAGTCAATAAAGTGCACGACAAAATAATCAGGAAGTTAAATGAGAAACTTGGAGCACAACTTAGATAA
- the pheS gene encoding phenylalanine--tRNA ligase subunit alpha, with protein sequence MEETLRNLLEEAKRELETVDSIKSLEELRVKYLGKKGELTKILRGMGNLSPEERPVVGKISNEVRAEIESLLAAKRDEVLKVEKEKKIRSEYIDITLPGKAHEIGHKHPMTKVLDEIKDIFLGLGFSIAEGPEIELDYYNFEALNTPPDHPARDLQDTFYITKNILLRTQTSPVQVRTMEKNKPPIKVISPGRVYRSDEIDATHSPVFNQIEGLAVDEGITMGDLKGVLNLFAKRLFGSNTKTKFRPHYFPFTEPSAEMDVSCFACGGKGCRVCGYSGWIEILGSGMVHPNVLRMSGIDPEKYSGFAFGMGLDRITMLSYGIDDLRLLYENDLRFIKQF encoded by the coding sequence TTGGAAGAGACATTAAGAAATTTATTAGAAGAAGCCAAGAGAGAACTAGAAACCGTCGATAGCATAAAATCATTAGAAGAGCTTAGGGTAAAGTACTTAGGCAAAAAAGGTGAGCTTACAAAGATATTGCGGGGCATGGGAAATTTGTCCCCTGAGGAAAGACCGGTAGTTGGGAAGATATCAAATGAAGTAAGAGCTGAGATTGAAAGCCTTTTGGCAGCAAAAAGAGATGAAGTATTAAAAGTAGAGAAGGAAAAAAAGATAAGAAGTGAATATATAGACATAACATTGCCCGGGAAAGCTCATGAAATAGGACATAAACATCCTATGACGAAAGTTTTAGACGAAATAAAGGATATATTTTTAGGGCTTGGGTTTTCTATTGCTGAAGGCCCTGAGATAGAGCTTGATTATTACAATTTTGAAGCGTTAAATACTCCACCAGATCATCCAGCAAGAGATTTGCAAGATACTTTTTATATAACTAAAAATATTTTGCTAAGAACACAGACGTCACCGGTACAAGTAAGGACTATGGAAAAAAATAAACCACCTATAAAAGTTATCTCACCTGGTAGAGTCTATAGATCTGATGAAATAGATGCAACTCATTCACCTGTATTTAATCAGATAGAAGGACTTGCAGTCGATGAAGGCATAACAATGGGTGATTTAAAGGGTGTTTTAAACTTGTTTGCAAAAAGACTTTTCGGTTCAAATACTAAGACGAAATTTAGGCCCCATTATTTTCCGTTTACGGAGCCCAGTGCAGAAATGGATGTATCATGTTTTGCATGTGGTGGCAAAGGTTGCAGAGTCTGTGGTTATTCAGGTTGGATTGAAATATTAGGATCTGGCATGGTGCATCCAAATGTTCTCAGGATGTCCGGGATAGATCCAGAGAAGTATTCTGGATTTGCTTTTGGAATGGGACTTGACAGGATAACTATGCTAAGCTATGGAATTGATGATTTAAGGCTTTTATATGAAAATGATCTGCGCTTTATTAAACAGTTTTAA
- the rpmI gene encoding 50S ribosomal protein L35 yields MPKMKTHRGAAKRFALTKSGKVKRSKAFKRHILTKKSRKTKRNLRKIAYLYKTDAKNIKRLIPYA; encoded by the coding sequence ATGCCTAAAATGAAAACACATAGAGGAGCAGCAAAAAGGTTTGCTCTTACTAAAAGTGGTAAAGTAAAGAGATCTAAAGCTTTTAAAAGACATATACTTACAAAGAAGTCTAGAAAGACTAAGAGAAATCTAAGAAAAATTGCATATCTCTACAAAACTGATGCAAAGAATATAAAGCGTTTGATTCCTTATGCGTAA
- the infC gene encoding translation initiation factor IF-3 has translation MNKELQVNEEIRDKEVRLIDQDGNQLGIMSAKEAYKIALERHIDLVKIAPQANPPVCKLMDFGKYRYEQSKKEKESKKKQKVINIKEIRMTPAIEEHDFGVKVKNAIKFLKDGDKVKVTIRFRGREAAHTNLAEELLNRFAKSVEEYGNVEKAPNMEGRNMMMILAPKNV, from the coding sequence ATTAACAAGGAGCTGCAGGTTAATGAGGAAATTAGGGATAAGGAAGTGCGCCTCATTGATCAAGATGGTAATCAATTAGGCATAATGTCTGCAAAAGAAGCATATAAGATAGCATTAGAAAGGCACATCGATCTGGTTAAGATTGCGCCACAGGCAAATCCACCAGTATGCAAATTAATGGACTTCGGAAAGTACAGGTATGAGCAAAGCAAGAAGGAAAAAGAATCAAAAAAGAAGCAAAAAGTCATAAATATCAAGGAAATCAGGATGACTCCAGCTATAGAAGAGCATGACTTTGGTGTCAAAGTTAAGAATGCTATTAAATTCTTAAAAGATGGAGACAAAGTTAAAGTGACTATTAGATTCAGAGGCAGAGAAGCTGCACATACAAATCTCGCCGAAGAATTATTAAATAGATTCGCAAAAAGTGTAGAAGAATATGGCAATGTTGAAAAAGCCCCAAATATGGAGGGCAGAAATATGATGATGATATTAGCACCTAAAAACGTTTAA
- a CDS encoding chorismate synthase, whose protein sequence is MRYLTSGETHGEALTAIIDGLPSNLFIDVDFINNELKRRQSGYGRGGRMEIEKDTVHILGGIRNNLTIGAPLCMVIKNRDYENWKDRDIPVITRPRPGHADLSGAIKYNQRDMRNILERASARETAARVAVGAVAKLLLKNFGIEVKSNILEIGGEKNKDEWHNIIDEAKNDGDTLGGIIEVTVEGVPIGLGSHTQWDRKLDALLAYSAMSVQAIKGVEFGMGFMAARSKGSSVHDEIYYDGKFLRKTNNAGGIEGGISNGMPIVIRAAMKPIPTLRKPLNSVDINTKEEIKAVYERSDVTAVEAASVVLEAVCAWTIADEMTKKFGGDSLSEMMDNFNMYKKKVEEY, encoded by the coding sequence TTGAGATACTTAACATCTGGAGAGACACATGGGGAAGCACTTACAGCCATTATTGACGGATTGCCATCAAATCTTTTTATTGACGTAGATTTTATCAATAATGAGCTTAAAAGAAGGCAATCTGGCTATGGCAGAGGTGGAAGGATGGAAATTGAAAAAGATACTGTTCACATATTAGGCGGTATTAGAAATAATTTAACGATCGGTGCCCCTCTTTGCATGGTCATAAAAAATCGCGATTACGAAAACTGGAAAGATAGAGACATACCTGTAATAACAAGGCCAAGACCTGGGCATGCTGATTTGTCTGGCGCAATCAAGTATAATCAGAGAGACATGAGAAATATTTTAGAAAGGGCCAGCGCTAGAGAGACTGCCGCAAGAGTTGCTGTTGGAGCTGTTGCTAAACTTCTTTTGAAGAACTTTGGGATAGAGGTTAAAAGCAATATTCTTGAGATAGGTGGAGAGAAAAACAAAGATGAATGGCATAATATTATAGATGAAGCAAAAAATGATGGGGATACACTAGGAGGGATAATTGAAGTTACTGTAGAAGGTGTACCAATAGGGCTTGGCAGCCATACTCAGTGGGATCGAAAGCTTGATGCACTGTTGGCTTATAGCGCAATGAGCGTTCAGGCTATAAAAGGCGTGGAATTTGGCATGGGATTCATGGCTGCAAGAAGCAAAGGATCTTCTGTCCATGATGAAATATATTACGACGGAAAATTTTTAAGAAAGACAAACAATGCAGGAGGTATAGAAGGAGGTATTTCCAATGGGATGCCTATAGTTATAAGAGCTGCTATGAAGCCTATACCTACATTGAGAAAGCCGCTTAATTCGGTTGATATAAACACAAAAGAAGAGATAAAAGCGGTATATGAGCGCTCAGACGTGACAGCGGTAGAAGCAGCATCCGTTGTTCTTGAAGCTGTTTGCGCATGGACTATAGCCGATGAAATGACAAAAAAATTTGGCGGCGATTCTCTGTCTGAGATGATGGACAATTTTAATATGTACAAGAAAAAAGTGGAAGAATACTGA
- a CDS encoding DUF3656 domain-containing protein: protein MKKVELLAPAGSLETLKVAVNCGADAVYIGGKLFGARAYAVNFGEEELKEAVEYCHLRDKKIYITVNTLIFNKEIGILADYIDYLYKLNVDAIIVQDFGIVKLLREYYPEINIHASTQMTLSNLESIKAAKDAGIKRVVLPRELTLKEIKNIKTNTGIEVETFVHGALCVSYSGQCLFSSIIGGRSGNRGRCAGPCRLKYDFVDEKGNIIEGNKHLLSMADLCTIDYVGDMIQSGVDSFKIEGRMKEKEYVASVVLSYRKAIDAYYDSEEFDVSKSIEMMSGIFNRGFSNGYLYERKPSMMSYINPKNRGIPLGKVLSKRNGRLKLKLYSSLSVGDGISTETGEHGFKVDKIVADGMKVDDADEGQTVELRDMPVKVGDIIFKTYDVKLNRQFSNIKEYKSPIDVFVKMKENIPLFVKLKNGGIKVVNSGKVDAVKAVKKAIDRDTLIEKVSSINDTPFAVRNIEIDMDEGLFLPLSEIKETRRTAVEKLIKTKLHYNEPKNIHVKLTDDIYVKSEDLKISFYTENVEHVKIASQVGVDRIYFNYRLKDEDLKEVRQYNGKCEIIPAFPQIMRDEIKNPEDELKKIKDMGFKKVLVTNLGLYNLPLKLGLDVCIDFNLNVVNSFSVDFFKGADTITLSTELNLHQIEDITKRENVRFESIAYGRLPLMIMEYCPIKNLINCDKNACESGKYSLRDRKGNFIKVVSDGFCRIKLLNSSILTMGDKIDDLRKAGLSYIRINDTVESDDEIENVLKAYKNSLDFGTYDLHIENYTRGHFYRGVL, encoded by the coding sequence ATGAAAAAAGTAGAATTATTGGCTCCAGCAGGTAGCCTGGAGACACTTAAAGTTGCTGTAAATTGCGGAGCAGATGCTGTGTATATTGGAGGAAAGTTATTTGGAGCCAGAGCATATGCAGTAAATTTTGGAGAAGAAGAGTTAAAAGAAGCAGTGGAGTACTGCCATCTCAGGGATAAAAAGATATACATTACAGTGAATACTCTTATTTTTAACAAAGAGATTGGCATACTTGCTGATTATATTGATTATCTATACAAGCTAAATGTGGATGCGATTATCGTACAGGATTTTGGAATTGTTAAATTATTGAGAGAGTACTATCCAGAGATAAATATACATGCCAGCACCCAAATGACTTTAAGTAATTTAGAAAGCATTAAGGCTGCAAAAGATGCGGGAATAAAAAGAGTAGTGCTGCCACGGGAATTGACATTGAAGGAGATAAAAAATATTAAAACAAATACAGGTATTGAGGTAGAAACCTTTGTACATGGCGCTTTATGCGTTTCTTACTCTGGACAATGTTTATTTAGCAGTATAATTGGCGGAAGGAGCGGCAATAGAGGCAGATGTGCAGGTCCGTGCCGTTTAAAATATGATTTTGTAGATGAGAAAGGAAATATAATCGAGGGTAATAAGCATTTGCTTAGCATGGCTGATTTATGTACAATTGATTATGTTGGAGATATGATACAATCTGGTGTAGATTCTTTTAAGATTGAGGGCCGCATGAAGGAAAAAGAATATGTGGCATCAGTTGTGCTATCATATAGAAAGGCGATTGATGCATACTACGATTCAGAAGAATTTGATGTATCAAAAAGTATAGAAATGATGTCTGGGATTTTCAACAGAGGTTTTTCAAATGGATACCTTTATGAAAGAAAGCCTTCTATGATGAGCTATATAAACCCTAAAAATAGAGGGATTCCTTTAGGTAAAGTTTTGTCAAAAAGGAATGGAAGATTAAAATTAAAGCTATATAGTTCACTTTCTGTAGGCGATGGTATTTCTACTGAGACTGGTGAGCATGGATTTAAAGTTGACAAAATCGTAGCAGACGGTATGAAAGTAGATGATGCCGATGAAGGACAGACGGTAGAGCTTAGAGATATGCCAGTAAAAGTAGGTGACATTATCTTTAAAACATACGATGTAAAGTTAAACAGGCAATTTTCAAATATAAAAGAGTATAAATCACCTATTGATGTGTTTGTGAAAATGAAAGAGAATATACCGTTATTTGTAAAACTTAAAAATGGTGGCATAAAAGTTGTAAATAGCGGTAAAGTCGATGCCGTAAAGGCAGTTAAGAAGGCTATTGATAGAGACACATTGATTGAAAAGGTGTCTTCAATAAATGATACGCCGTTTGCCGTTAGAAACATTGAAATAGATATGGATGAAGGACTTTTTTTGCCTTTAAGCGAAATAAAGGAAACTAGAAGAACAGCAGTTGAAAAGCTAATAAAGACCAAATTACACTACAATGAACCTAAAAATATACATGTCAAATTGACTGATGACATTTATGTCAAAAGTGAAGATTTAAAGATATCATTTTATACGGAGAATGTAGAGCATGTTAAGATTGCTTCGCAGGTTGGAGTTGATAGGATTTATTTCAATTACAGATTAAAAGATGAAGATTTGAAAGAAGTAAGGCAGTATAACGGAAAATGTGAGATAATACCTGCATTTCCACAGATCATGAGAGATGAGATAAAAAACCCAGAGGATGAACTTAAAAAAATAAAGGACATGGGGTTTAAAAAAGTTCTTGTTACTAATTTAGGACTTTATAATTTGCCATTGAAGCTTGGACTTGACGTATGCATTGATTTTAATTTGAATGTTGTAAACAGTTTTTCTGTAGACTTTTTTAAAGGAGCTGATACAATAACGCTGTCAACAGAGCTTAATCTTCACCAGATAGAAGATATAACAAAGAGAGAAAATGTGAGATTTGAATCTATAGCTTATGGCAGGTTACCTCTTATGATAATGGAATACTGTCCGATAAAAAACCTCATAAATTGCGATAAAAATGCATGTGAAAGTGGAAAATATTCATTAAGGGACAGAAAGGGCAATTTCATAAAAGTGGTCAGTGATGGATTTTGCAGAATTAAATTATTAAATTCATCTATACTTACGATGGGAGATAAGATAGATGATTTAAGGAAAGCTGGTCTTTCTTATATTAGGATAAATGATACAGTAGAAAGCGATGATGAAATAGAAAATGTGCTAAAAGCGTACAAAAATTCATTGGATTTTGGTACTTATGATCTTCATATTGAAAATTACACAAGAGGACATTTTTACAGGGGAGTATTATAA
- the rplT gene encoding 50S ribosomal protein L20: MSRVKSGKVTRRRHKKILKLAKGYYGAKSKLFRVANQAVMKSLNYAYIGRKLRKRDFRKLWIARINAAARANGISYSRFINGLKKANIEINRKMLSEMAIHDNKAFADLVNIAKQQLNA; this comes from the coding sequence ATGTCGAGAGTAAAGTCAGGAAAAGTCACGAGAAGAAGACATAAAAAGATATTAAAACTTGCAAAAGGTTACTATGGTGCAAAAAGCAAACTTTTTAGAGTAGCTAACCAAGCTGTAATGAAGTCACTTAATTATGCATACATTGGTAGAAAATTAAGGAAAAGAGATTTTAGGAAATTATGGATTGCCAGAATTAACGCTGCAGCAAGAGCAAATGGTATATCATACAGCAGATTTATAAATGGCCTTAAGAAGGCTAACATAGAGATAAACAGAAAGATGCTGTCTGAGATGGCTATACACGACAACAAAGCTTTCGCAGATTTAGTAAACATTGCTAAGCAACAACTAAATGCGTAA
- the zapA gene encoding cell division protein ZapA: MEIKKITVNINGNEYILKTDYPEDYILKLTDHLNSVISGISENYSKLSTQMILVLSALNIADELFISKEENSALKKEIVSLKSKLNASDEKIMELTEEVERLKEELKASREELEEYINTFDDVG, translated from the coding sequence ATGGAGATAAAAAAGATTACGGTAAATATAAACGGAAATGAATATATTTTGAAGACAGATTATCCTGAAGATTATATATTGAAGCTGACAGACCACTTAAATAGTGTAATATCAGGGATTTCTGAAAACTATAGTAAACTGTCAACTCAAATGATTTTGGTTTTGTCAGCTCTTAACATAGCAGATGAACTTTTTATTTCAAAAGAAGAAAATAGTGCTTTAAAAAAAGAGATTGTATCGTTAAAATCAAAGCTTAATGCCAGTGATGAAAAGATAATGGAATTAACGGAAGAAGTTGAGAGGCTTAAAGAAGAACTGAAGGCATCTAGAGAAGAACTAGAAGAGTATATAAATACTTTTGACGATGTTGGTTAA
- a CDS encoding RNA methyltransferase, which translates to MLITSEKNNLIKDIKKLSEKKYRYEKKLFFVEGKNSVFEALKSSFEIKYVLASEDCDFDLDVEKDRLVFVDKSIFKKISDTVTPQMIMAVVKMPDYNVNDLIKKDGLYIILDEVQDPGNLGTIIRSADAFNVDAVFTINNTVDVYNPKVLRSTMGSIFHLPVVNDVPVDKLFKALKGSGVRSLSTNLKADKYIYDFDISKNTALIFGNESRGVNKSLDMYVDGSFKIPMDGMAESLNVSVAASICLYESQRQRLIK; encoded by the coding sequence ATGTTAATAACGAGTGAAAAAAATAATCTTATAAAAGACATTAAAAAGTTATCAGAGAAGAAATATAGATATGAAAAGAAGCTCTTCTTTGTAGAAGGCAAAAACAGCGTCTTTGAAGCTTTAAAAAGTAGTTTTGAAATTAAGTACGTGTTGGCTTCAGAAGATTGTGACTTCGACTTGGATGTTGAAAAAGACAGACTTGTATTTGTAGATAAAAGTATATTTAAAAAGATATCTGACACTGTCACACCACAGATGATAATGGCTGTTGTAAAAATGCCTGATTATAATGTGAATGATTTGATAAAAAAAGATGGCTTGTACATAATATTAGATGAAGTTCAGGATCCCGGAAATTTAGGTACAATAATAAGGTCTGCAGATGCATTTAATGTAGATGCTGTCTTTACCATAAATAATACAGTTGATGTCTACAATCCAAAGGTTTTACGGTCTACTATGGGATCTATATTTCATCTACCTGTTGTAAATGATGTACCAGTTGATAAACTTTTTAAAGCGTTAAAAGGAAGCGGTGTAAGGTCTTTGTCCACAAATTTAAAAGCTGATAAGTACATTTATGATTTTGATATTTCAAAAAACACTGCTTTGATTTTTGGAAATGAATCAAGAGGTGTTAATAAATCACTAGATATGTATGTGGATGGCTCATTTAAAATACCAATGGATGGCATGGCAGAATCTTTAAATGTATCAGTAGCAGCGTCCATATGCCTGTATGAGTCCCAAAGGCAAAGATTGATTAAATAG